The sequence AAATCGACGCTCTCATAGGGTTGGGAATTGATATTGCCGAGCGGCTCCCCCATGAAACCGGCCGCAATCCCCACAACAGTCACTACCTGGAGACAAAGCGCGGCAAGTTAGGACATCTGCTCGAAGGAGACTCCGAATAGCGCAATTTTGCGCTTGGCAGTGTTAAATTCTTCCATCCGACATTTCGTCTTTACCAGTTCGAAACACTTCTCTTGTTATTCCGCCTTACCCTGGATCGGGGGTTGGCGGAGTATTCTATTCTCAGAACGGCTCTGGCAGCGTAATCCAGGTCTGCGACTATACTTTTTAAGATCTCTGCCGGCTCGCGCCCTCTGTTGCTGCGATCGTTGTCGTACTATTTTTATTGGTGGCGCCTAAGACTACTATTATCACGATTATGATGGATGTAAGACTTCCACAGGTTAACCATTACGCGAAGCACCTGTTGGCCTGGAAACAATTTCACCCGGTAACCTTAACAACCGATCTAGCGGGGGGAGATGGCGAATTACTCTTCAGTGCGGGAACCGAATTTGATGACGGTATAGCTGCACAGCTAAAGCATCACTTTCCCGATCAGCTGTTAAGTGAATGGGTAAACGTTGAAGGCAGCTTCGACGGTGAATCGCTTTTTAGTGCTTTGCGGTCGTATTTTTACGATGACCCGGTATTACAGGAATTGTACGAAAAACGGCATCACGCGCCATTGCTGGCAAAGTTTTGCGATAGGCTGTGCGCGGACCGGCAACTGGCACAGCACCTGTGGATATTGCACCTGAGTGCGCCGCGAATATTTGAACGGGCGTTGTTCTGCGCCTGGTTCATGGTGGCGTTGCAGGCGAGGCTGGGAGATGAAACTGAGTTGTATGATGGCTTCGTGGCTGGCCTAGTACACGATCTAGGCTTGCTTTACCTGGACCCTCAGGTGCTCGCCGAGGGGCACAACAGCGACTCGGACCTGTGGCGAGCCTTCATCCAGCACCCAGAGGTTGGTGCGGAACTCATCACTTGGTTTGATGATGTATCTGCTCCAGTTGTCCGCGCGGTAAAAGAGCATCACGAAGAGCTGGATGGCACGGGGTTTCCACAGGGTAAGCTGGCCAAGCAGCTTGCGCCGCTAGGCCGCTACCTGCAGCTTCTGGATAGCCTGCACGCAGTGTACACCAAGTATTTTCGTCCGCGGGCACGGACGCTGGCAGACGTCACACCCATGGTGCAAATGAATCACCTGTGCAAACCAGGGCAGCCTGCTGCAGAGCTGATATTGTTGCTGCGAGAGGGGATGGCGTCGCAGTCCTGCAGTGTGCCAGAAGACCTGATGCCGTTGCTGATTGATCAGGTGCGAGCCAGACACTTTTACATTAAACAATTCGTTGCTCAGGCAGATGTATTCCTTGAGCAAAATCAGTTGGCGATCGCCAATGCGCGCTTCTTCGCGCTCCACAACCTGCTGGAACACATTGCAATGGCAATGAAGCAGTCCGGTTTGATCAATGACGGATACATCCGCTGGCTCGATCAGGTCGAGAAAGAGAAGCTCGTCCACGCCTATAAAGAAGTTGAAGATGTTTTTCTCATGATGCAGGAAATTCTTTACCACATACGCCGGTTTACCTTGCAGTTGCGCAGATTTAGCGAAATTGAGGAAAAGGAAAGAACGAAGTTGACGGCGATATGGGCACCTAATAAAACCATCCCTCTGGTTGCACCACCGCCGGCTGAGCCGTCACAAAGCATGCATCAGTCGCTGCTGAGTTTCACCGGGACCAAGGAGCCGGAATTGCCGCCCGAACTGGAATCTCTCTGGCTGGCACAGGTGCGCCAACTCAGGAGGCGCTGAACTGGCTTATGTTCGCCACTGATTTCTGCCAGGCCTTGTGCCAGCGTACCAGTTCATTTGCGGGCTTGGGACGGCAAAACAAATAGCCCTGATACGCATCAACGCCGATGTCGTTCATATGTAGCAGGTCGCGTGAATCCGCAACGCCTTCGGCTACCAGTGTCAGCTTGAGTTGGTGCGTGATGCTTCTTATTGAGCGCACAATCGTTTGTAGTACCTTGTCGTTATGGATGCCGTTAACAAGCTGTGCGTCCAGCTTAATTTCGTTAAACGGTAGTTTTTCAATTTGCCGTAAGCTCGTATAGCCCGCACCATAATCATCCAGCGATAACTCGTATCCGTGGATACGCAGGCGGTTTAGATTCTTTAATTGGCGATCGTCCCTCAATGCGTGATTTTCGGTGATTTCCAGGACAATATTCTCCACCGCGATATAGTGTTCCTGCAGTAGCTCATGGAGTGTCGCATGCAGGTTTGTCTCGTAGAGCTGCAGTGGCGAGATATTGATTGCGAGTTTTACTTCGCGGCCAATTTGCGCGCAAAACTCGCGATACGCTGGCAGAGCCACATTGAGTGTTGCTGCCGTCAGACTGTCTATCAGTTTGTAATTCTCTGCCACGGAAATAAAACTGGCGGGCGACACCACTCCCTGTGGGGGTTGCAACCGGGTCAGGCATTCTATTCCTATCAAACTGTTATCGACGCTACTGATTTTGGGCTGAAAGTAGGCGAGTACTTGCTTGTTCTGAATAGCGTCGACGACCGTCTGTTGGGGCAATAATTTGTCGCTGCGGCGGTGTACCGGATAATAACTGCTAATGCGTCTTACCATAAAACTCAACAGTGCCCGATCGAAGGGTTTCGGAACTGAGCCGAGCACGCGTAGATTGTAGTTACTGACAACCTCCAGGGTGAAATCGATAATTTTTCTGTCCAGGCCGGAAATAACCACGATTCCGCCGCTGAAATGGTAGTTGTGAAGCTGGTGCATCAGCTCTAGACCGTCCATGCCTCCCAGATGCAGATCGACAAAAACGCAGTCGTATTTATCAGGGTGAGCGACGATCATCGCGAGGGCTTCCTCTCCACTCTGGCACTGGTCGACGGTTCCGACGCCAAGCTCCGCGAGTTGCGCGCAGAGCAACTGGCAGATGGCGAGTGAGTCGTCCACAACTAATACTGTAATTCCCATAGTCAGGCACTCCTACTTAGGACGTTTGCGAGGCGGTTAGCCTTTCGGCGACTTCATT comes from Teredinibacter turnerae and encodes:
- a CDS encoding HD-GYP domain-containing protein, which translates into the protein MAWKQFHPVTLTTDLAGGDGELLFSAGTEFDDGIAAQLKHHFPDQLLSEWVNVEGSFDGESLFSALRSYFYDDPVLQELYEKRHHAPLLAKFCDRLCADRQLAQHLWILHLSAPRIFERALFCAWFMVALQARLGDETELYDGFVAGLVHDLGLLYLDPQVLAEGHNSDSDLWRAFIQHPEVGAELITWFDDVSAPVVRAVKEHHEELDGTGFPQGKLAKQLAPLGRYLQLLDSLHAVYTKYFRPRARTLADVTPMVQMNHLCKPGQPAAELILLLREGMASQSCSVPEDLMPLLIDQVRARHFYIKQFVAQADVFLEQNQLAIANARFFALHNLLEHIAMAMKQSGLINDGYIRWLDQVEKEKLVHAYKEVEDVFLMMQEILYHIRRFTLQLRRFSEIEEKERTKLTAIWAPNKTIPLVAPPPAEPSQSMHQSLLSFTGTKEPELPPELESLWLAQVRQLRRR
- a CDS encoding EAL domain-containing response regulator; its protein translation is MGITVLVVDDSLAICQLLCAQLAELGVGTVDQCQSGEEALAMIVAHPDKYDCVFVDLHLGGMDGLELMHQLHNYHFSGGIVVISGLDRKIIDFTLEVVSNYNLRVLGSVPKPFDRALLSFMVRRISSYYPVHRRSDKLLPQQTVVDAIQNKQVLAYFQPKISSVDNSLIGIECLTRLQPPQGVVSPASFISVAENYKLIDSLTAATLNVALPAYREFCAQIGREVKLAINISPLQLYETNLHATLHELLQEHYIAVENIVLEITENHALRDDRQLKNLNRLRIHGYELSLDDYGAGYTSLRQIEKLPFNEIKLDAQLVNGIHNDKVLQTIVRSIRSITHQLKLTLVAEGVADSRDLLHMNDIGVDAYQGYLFCRPKPANELVRWHKAWQKSVANISQFSAS